The nucleotide sequence CTGCGGGTGTCGCCGGACAACACCGAGAACGAACTGGCGGAGACGGACCCGGCCGGGACGTACCGCGCGCTCGCGGCGGCCGTCGACCCTCTCGGCCTGTCCTACCTGCACGTCCTCCAGCGCGGCGGGTACGAAGCGGTCACCGACCTGCGGGCCGTCTGGTCGGGCACCCTGATCGCCAACCGGACCGGCAAGACGCCGAGCACGCCCGAGGCCGGTGCCCGGCTCCTCGCCGACGGCCACGCCGACCTGATCGCCCTCGGCCGGCTCTTCATCACCAACCCCGACCTCCCGGCCCGGATCGCCGCGGGCGTGGCGCTGGCCGAGCCCGCCCGGCAGAACGTCTACGGCGGAGGCGCCGAAGGCTACGTCGACTACCCGGCGGCGGACGCCGAACCGGTCTCGCCGCAGACGACGAACTGACCGCCGGGCAGCGCCTGGAGGCCGACCTAGAGGGCCAACTCGGCGCCGTCGACGTGCACATGCCTGCCGACCCACTCGCCGGCGCCGAACGCGGTCACGACCTCGGGGTCCGAGGTCCGGGCCACCGTACGCCTGCCGCCGGGCACCGCGACGACCGCGACCGCCAGCGGCGGGCCGTCGCCGCCGGGGGTCGCGGTGAAGCCGTCGACGGCGCCCAACCCCCGGTAGTCGCCCACCACTTCGCACGGGATGGCCGCCTCCGCGGTGCGCGACGACAGGTCCTCGCCGTGGAACGGCGTCGCGGGCGGTGTCGCCGACCACATGGCCCCGGCCTGCTTGGTGAGCATGCCCGAGACACACGTCACCAGGCCGGTCGCGTCCGGCTCACCCGCACGAAGCCGCTTCGCCATCGCCACGGTCGCGTGCAGCGCGTAGCTGTTCAACGGACCGCCCGCGAACGACATTCCGCCGGTCACGGTCAGGTCTTCGCGCTCCCCGAGGCCGAGTTCGGCGATCTGGACGCGCACCGCCGACGGAAAGCAGCTGTAGAGGTCGATGTACGTCGCGTCCGCCGCCGCGACCCCGGTGTACGCCGCGAGCCACGACCCGACCGCGGCGAACCCCGGCGACCGCTGCAACGGCGCACGGGCGACCAGCGGGACCATGTGGTTCGATTCGGCCGCCGCGCACGGGAACACCCAGCGGTCGCGCGGCACTCCGTACCGCTCGGCCGCCTCGGCGGAGCACAGGAGCAGCGCCGCGGCCTGGTCGACGCCCGCGCGCGAGCAGTGCGCGCGGGTGTAGGGCCGGGCCATCATCGGGTTCATCGCCGAGAACTCGGCGATCTCCCGGGCGGGCACGGGAGATCGGTGCCAGGCGTCCGGGTTGTCGACCGCCTCGTCCGCGAACCGCGACCACAACTCCGCGACCCGGGTGGCGTGTTCGTCGACGGACAACTCCTCGGCGTACCGCAGGGCGGTCTCCAGGACGGCGTATTGGCGTAGTGGCGACGCCAGTCCGCGTTCGATCTCCATCGGGTGCAGGATGTCGCCGATCGGGCTGAGCACCCGGTCGGGCGGCGTGGGCGGCAGCGGGTGTACGAGCGCGGGGCGTCCGCTGCCGCGCAACCTGCGTTCCCGGTAGGCGGCTTCCGCGCCGGCCACCATGATCACGTCGGCCTCGCCCGCGGCGATCAGTGTCTCCGCGTGGGTGAGCAACGTCTGTTGCAGCACCCCGATTTCGGCGACCATCGTGCGCGCTCCCGCGGCGCCGAAGCGCTGCGCGATGACCCGCCCGGGGTCACCCGCACCCCACAGACCGCGCGGCACGAACACCCGGTCGACGGCGCCGAGCATCTTCCCCGCGGCCGAGGCGCCCGCGTCCCGCCCCGCCGCCTCCGCCGCCCGCACCATCAGCGCGACCGCGTCCAGACCCCCGCCCGGCTCGTCGACGCGCTGCTGCACGGCGGCGACCCCGACGAGCACGGGTGTACGCGGATCCAACTGCATGGCGGACTCCCCTGGTTCCAGGTGCTCGAACGCATCAGCGACCAGAGATACCGGGACCGCTGCGCCGGTTCAAGCTCGGGAGCGGACGGGCGTTCGCACGGGGACGCGGGAAGCGCCGGGCCGGTCCCCGCGGGAGCGGAGCGAAACGGGCATTCCTACCGGAAGACGGCCCGGCCGCCGATGCGGGCCGCGGTCGTGCGCGCGATGGCGCGCGCACGCGGGCGGGACCGGGACGGGGGTCCGCGCGCGGCGGGGTCGGCCCGAATTCGCCCCTGACTCCTCCCTGAGACGTAGCACCCCCGGTCTCCTCCCTGAGGAGTAGCCGTGCGCTCGGAAACCCACCCGTGTAGGCCCGGAAATCGTCGACCTGCGACGGACGCCCGATGTCGGGCCACCCGCCTAGGCTCGGACGGGTCAGCGCCGCTCCCCCCAGGAACGGTCACCGGCAGAATCGAGAACCGCCATGCCCACCACGACCACCCCGCGCACCGCCGCCACTCCGCGTCCGACCACCGCCCTCGGCTCGCCTTCCGCCCACGGCCCGCTGCTCGCGATCATCGCCCGCCGCCGTCGGTACGCGAAGTCCGTCGCGACGTCGCGCGTGACGGCGGCCCTGCGGCGCGTGGCCTGAGGTCGCGGATCGGGGCGCCGGGCAGCACGCACCCGGGACGACATCGAATCGGCAGCCGAAAGAGTCTGAAACACGCCGAAACAGACAGACGACGGAACGCCCGGCCGTAGGGAACCGGGCGTTCCGTCGTGTGTGCCGCTTTCCGACGCCCCGCCGGGAGAGGCCGGCGGGTCACGCTCCTCGCCGCGACCGCGGAGCGGCCTCGGACGTCGCGGGCGGCGAGCCCGCCGCTCGCGGGCTCGCCGCCGCGTCACCGCCCGTCCGACGACTCCGTCAGCCCGTCCGCCGCCGCGCCCTCGGACAGGACCGCGGCCCGGATCGATTCGAGCGGCGTGCGATAGGCGTCGGCGCGCGGTGATCCCGCCGCGACCTCGGCGTTGATGTTGACGATCCGGAACGGCGGCCCGGGGTCGGCATACTGCGGCAGGAACTCGGCCCGGTCGACCGTCCAGGCACCGTCCGCGCCGCGCACGAAGCCGAAGCGCGCGATCGAGCTGTAGTTGCCGGCGAGTTTGTCCTGCCCCGGGAAGTTCGCCATCTGGTCGCCGAGGCCGTAGACCACCCACGTGCCGTTGACCTTCGCGTACGGCTGCGGCACGTGGTTGTGGGTGCCGAGGATCAGGTCGACGTCCTTGCGGCCGTTGTTCGTCGACGCGGTCAACTCCTGCGCCCAGGCGAGCTGATCGGCGTCGGGCGCGCGCTGCCACTCGCTGCCCCAGTGCATGCTCAGCACGACGACCTCGGCGCCGGCCGCGCGCGCCGCACGGGCGTCGGCGACGATGCGGGGCACGTCCACGACGTTCACGGCCCAGGGCTGCCCGTCGGGCAGCGGGATGCCGTTGGTCGCGTACGTCCACGACAGATGCGCGACCTTGACGCCGCGGACGTCGAGGATCGTCGGCGTCGCGGCCTCCTCGGCGTTGCGGGCGGAGCCGGCGTGCTTGAGGCCCACGGCGTCGAATTCGGCGAGGGTGCGCCGGATGCCGTCCGAGCCGTAGTCGAGCGTGTGGTTGGACGCGGTCGAGCAGCCGTCGTAGCCGGTGTCCGCGAGCGTGCGGGCGATCTGCGGCGGGCCCTGGAAGAGCGGGTACGCGGCGAACGGGCCGTCGGGGTCGCCGTAGACGGTCTCCATGTGGCACAGCGCCAGGTCGGCGCCCCGGACGACGGGAGTGACCCCGGCGAAGATCTCGTGGAAGTCGTAGCCGCCGTCGCCGGCGTCGGTCCGGGCCTGCTCCCAGATCGAGGGGTAGGCGAGCACGTCGCCGGTCGCGACGAGGCTGAAGCGCGAGACGTCCGCACCGGGGATCGGAGCCGCCCGGTCGGGAGGGGCGGGCTCGTCGCCGGTGTCCGGCGCGGACGAGCAGGCCGCGAGCAGCAGCGCGCACGTGAAGGCGATGACCGCGAGACGCCGCCCGGGTGATCCGAAAACGTCGGTGATGGCCACGGATGGTTCTCCCGATCTGCAGGGAACACGCCATATTTACGGCATATAAACCGATTTTCCCTGCACGATCGCACGCCGGGACGCCTCCGGCAGCGGACCGCCACAGCACACCGACGGGTAACCCCCACTCGGCGGAGCAGCGGGGCGACGGGGCGTTGAGACGGCGGGGCCGGCGGGCGTGGCGGGGGTGATGGGGACGGGGGCGGCCGGACCGGGGCGGGGCGGAGGGGTTCGAACGCTGGGCAGCGCGCCGCGGATGAGGCCTCGCGGCCGCGAGGCCGGAGGCGCCGAGGGGGCGGGTCCGGAGAGCGCGTCAGCGCGGCGCAGACGCTGCGTCGCGGCTGCTGGGCCGGCGGGAGCGGCGAGGGCGGAGGCGGCCCCGAGGCGGGGAGGGCTGGTCCGGAAAGTGCGTCAGCGCCGCGCAGCGCGGACGGCTGCGGGGCCGACAGGAGCGGCGAGGCCGGAGGCGGTCCCGGGGTGGGAAGGGATGGACCCGGAGAGTGCGTCGGCGCGGCGCAGACGGGACATCGCGGTTGGGCGGCGGGAACGGCGAGGCCGGGGGCGGGACGGGTTCGGTGTGGAGAGTGCGTCAGCGCGGCGTGGAGGCGGCGGGCCGGGTGTCGTGGCCGGGCCGTCCCCACTCCGCGCGGCGGGGGCGGGGAGGCGGGGAGGCCGAGAGCCGGAGCGAACGCGGCAGCGGGGCCAGGTGGCGTCGTCCCGGTGGCGTCGTCCCGGTGGCGTCGTCCCGATGGCAGGGTCGCGGTGGCAGGGTCGCGGTGGCAGGGTCGCGGTGTCGTGGTCGCCGTCGTTGCGCCTTGGCCGGTCTCGGCCCATCCGGTCCGGTCCCCTCCGGTCCGGCTCCCGTGGTGTCGTTCTCGGGTTCGCGGCCGGACCGTCCGCGTCGGACATGGGTGAAGGGCGGGGCCTGGGTGGCGCCCGCCCTTCGGGGGATTGCCCTGTCGTAGAACGCGTCCGGGGCCGCGGCTCCCCCGGGGGTCGGTCGGCGTCTCGGTCGGTGTCCTGCCCTGGTCTTCGTGTCCCGTCGCGTGCTTCGGTGGGTCTCAGGTTGGCTCGATTTCGTCGTGCCGGGTCGCTCAGTCCCGTATCCCGGCCGCGTCCAAATAGGCGCGGAGGACGAGCTGGGCGACCGCGCCGTGTGCGCCGATGGGTTCGGCGGCGGTGCAGTCGGCTTCGGCGGCGGCCGAGGCGATCAGGTCCGGGGCGAGGTCGGGGCCCAGGACGTACGGCGCGAGGGCCAGGCGTTCGGCGCCCATCGCGCGGAGGCGGTCGGCGGCCTGCGCGACGTCGCCCGGCACCTCCAGGTCGGCGGTGACGACCGGGAGCGCGAGGCGGGCGGCCAGCAGGACGCCGGTCATGTCGGCCGCCTGAAGCGCCTCGGGACCGCCCGTGGTGGCCAGCACGATGCCGTCCGCGGCCGTGACGACGGTGAACAGCCGTGCGCGGTCCGCCCGGGCGAGGCCGGCCTCGGACAGGCGCTCGTGCAGGGCCTCGGCGAGCAGCGGATGCGGCCCCAGGGGCTCCGTGACGACGAGCGGGCGCTCGGCCGCCTCGACGGTCGCGCGGACCCGGGCGGCGACCCCCTCGTGCGGGCCGATCAGCAGCGGCACGACGATCGGGGGCGGGGCCTCCACGTCCTCCTGGACTGCTTCCTGGACCGCGTCCTGGGCCTCCGCGGGCGAGGCCTCCGTCACGTCGTCGCCCTCGGCCGCGTCGTCTTCGTCCGGTGGCGGCGGCGCGGGCGAGACCCCCGGGCCGAGAACGAGCGAAAGGTCGGTCGCACCGTCGCCGAGGAGCGCCGGGCGGATGTCGAGTCCGGGACGGCCGGCCCTGGCCAGCAGCGCGACCTCGCGGACCACGTCGTCGAGTTCGGGGTTCGCCGGCCCCGGGACGGCGAGAACGAGCGGGGGTGCCCCCTCGGGGATCTCGGGTGCTTCTGGTCTGCGGTGCCTGCCACCGGCCCGGGCCGCGGGCACGCGAGTGGGTAGGCCCTGGTTGCGCGTGGGCAGAGGCGCTGCTGCGTCAGGCGAAGTGCTCATGCACGCGGATGCTATTGATTCGCTTGTACGACAGCACCTTTCGAGCGCAATCGTTATCCGGTCTTGCATCGCGAAACAGGGCAATAGCGACGCGATTTTCGGCACATTCAGCCACACCCCGCGGTGCCGCGGCCAAACAGCTGGTCGAAGGCGGCGTCGAACATGCTTCCGAGAAGTGGCTCTGACGAAGCATCAGGTGACGGTCGGGCCGACGGAGGAGCGGAGGCGCGACACCGACCGGGCGGGGGCGCCGACCGGGCCGCGGGAGCGGGCGCCGCCGTACCGAGGCTCGGGCGGTGTGGGGCCCGCGCGGTCGGAGCACGCCCGGCACGGTCCGTCCGCCCGCGCCCACCTCGCGCCCGTGCGCGTCACGCCCCCGGTTCGGCCGCCGTCACCAGCGTCATCGCCGCGGCCGTCTCGAACAGTTCGCGGACGGTCCCCGGGAAATCCCCCATCAGCCGCATCGCGACGACGCGCGCGTCGGTCGACGTACCGAGGTGCCCGTCCACCAGCTCCCGCAAGTGGCTCTCGTAGCGCAGCTCGGCCGATCCAGCAGCGACAAATTCGGCCAGGTTGCCGTACGTGTTGAACGCCTGCGCGGCCGGGGTCACCGCAGTGAACAAGTGCTCCGGGGGCATCGCGGCGCCCCGGCGGGCCGGGGTGGCGAAAACCCACTGGCCGCCGACCCATTCGCGCGGTACCGACACCTCGCGCATCGTGGGCCACCGGCCCGCGCCGACCGGGCCGTCGGTGTCCTGGTCGGCCTCCGCCGGGAGCCCCCGCTCCGGACACCCGGGGCCGGCCGCGAGATGCGCCCACGCCGTCCCGGACAGCGGTACGCGCGCGTCGAGCCGGGCTATCTGCTCCCAGTCCACCCAGGGGCACTCGATCAGCGGCCACAGCCGTGTCGGGTAGTGGCGGCGCAACCGCTTCACCAGGGTGCGTGTGCCGCTCTTCGCCGCGATCTCCGCGGCCAGGCGCTCCTGCCCGTCGTCGGCGGCGAACAGCGCGCCCAGGAACGTGCGGTCCTTCGGCGCCACGGACATCTCGTCGACCAGCCGCGCCGCCTCGCGCATGCCGTGCCGCCGCCAGATACCGGCCACGGCGACCAACAGCAGCGAGCGGTAGCGCGGCAGCCGCAAGGGGGTGACGGCGTCCGGTCGGCACAGTCCCATGAGCGCTTCGTGGCCGCCTTCCTCCCACGCGCGCAGGCACTCCCCCACCGAGGCCGTCGTCTGCTCGCGGCGCAGCAGCGCGGCACGGACCAGCAGCGGGTCGCCGGACCACAGCGCGGGCAGCCGAAGCGCGCGGGCGTTGGTGGAGCGCACCCGCTCGATGACGGACGGGTGCAGTGGCACGCGATCGGCGGCGGCCATGATGCGCGCGCGGACCGCCACGGACGTGTGGACGTTGAGGTACAGCGCGGCGTTGACCTCGCTGTCGTCCAACGCGGCCAACGCGGCGGCGAGTCCGGGGCGGCTCCAGCGGGCCTTGGCCAGCAGGAGGCGCTGACGCGGCGTCGCGGTCGCGGCGATCCAGGCGAGTGTCTCCGGGCCGAGCGGCGCGCCGAAGCGGGCGAGATCGACGACCGTGCCGCGGTGCAGGCGGGGGACGAGCGCGGCGAGCGTTTCGGCGTCCAGCAGCATGAGCAACTGGCGCATGTCGCGCCGCAGTTCGCGGGGCACCGCGGGAACGGACGCCGTCGGCGACGCGGCGGTCTCGTCGTTGTCCTCCGCGGCGCGGCCGGATTCCTCGACCAGCTCGGCCAGCAGGCCCGGGTACGACGCGAGACGGCGCTGAAGGCGGGTCCACGCGGCGGGGTCGGCCCCGAGGCGCGTGCGGATCGTGGCGGCGAGACCGCGCGTACCGTCCAGGTACGCCCACGCCTGGCGCGGCGCCACGCGGCGCAGGGTGCGCAGGACGTCGACCGCCGGGCCCGCCCCTTCGACGAGGCAGGCGACCTGGACGCCGCTGAGGCGCTTGGCGCGGTGCGGCGGTGTGGGACGGGGCGTCCGGACCGCGTCGCGGGCGCGGGCGCGCCGCGTGGCCGTGTCCCCCAGCCGACGCACCTGCTCGGGCAGCTCGGCCCCGAGCCGGTCCGCCACCGCGGCGTCCTCCGCGTCGAGTTCGTCGAGCAGCGCGATGTATGCCGTGACGTCCACCAGAGCCTCCCCACACGTACGCCGGACCGTTCGCCACAACAACGTGCCTGATCGGCGAACCGGGATGACGAGAAGGCTAGAACGCCGCCCCGACAGCGGGCGTGGCGATCGTCCGGGACGGGACGGGCGGCGGGCGGCCACGGGACGGGCTGGGCGGGGGGCTTGGCGGAGCGCACAGTGGCCGCGCACGCGGCGGACGGGCGAGCAGGCTGTGCACGACCGGGCGGCAAACCGGCGCGCAGGCAGGCTGAGGGACAGGCTCCGGCGAACGCGCCTGCGCGCAGCGCAGAGCGGGGACGCGGGGACGCGGACCATGCGAGCGCCGAGCGGACGCCCAGGGCGGGCGGGCACGCGGGCTCTGCACGACCGGGCGATGAGCAGGCGCGCAGGCAGGCGGCGGGACGGACTCGGGCGGACGCGCGCGAGCAGCGCAGAGCGGGAGCGCGGACCATGCGAGCGGCGAGCGGACGCGCAGGCGGCGGGCGGGCAGGCGGGCTCTGCACGACCGGGCGATGAGCGGGCACGCAGGCAGGCTGCGGCGAACGCGCCTGCGCGCAGCGCAGAGCGGGCACGCGGGAGCGTGGAACTCGCGAGGCGCGAGAGGCGGGCGGGCTTGCGGGTAGCGCAGAGTGGGCTCGCAAGGGTGTGGATCTCGCGCGCGGTACGCGGTGCGCGGGCATGTGTGGTGGGCGGGTACGTGGCGGCGCGGGGGATGCTCCCGGGACCGGGATCCCGGCCGCCGCTCGGACGCCAACGTGCCCTTGCCGCGGCGTAGTCGCCCAGCACAGCCCACGTCCCGGCCGCCCCGCACGACGGCGTTCCCGCGCACTTCGCCGGTGGTGCGGGCATGTCGCGGCGTGATGTGTCTTGTCTTCTTTCGCCGGTCGAAATAGTCATGGGCGCACGGCGGTTCGTCGGTGGAGTTCGGTGTGTCGGCGGTGGAGGGAGTCACTGTGGTGGATGGCCTCCGGCGCGCGGTCGTGGTCGGGACGTCCGCGGTCGCGCGGGCGGTCGTGGCGGCGTTGCGCGCAGACGGTGCCACGGTGACGACCGCGGCGTCCGGTGCGGAATTCGCGGGGCTGGCGGTCGCGTTGCGCGCGGGCGGCGCCGACGGGCCGCAGCCCGGCGCCGACGTGGTGGTCCACGCGCCCCACACCCCCGGTTCCGCCGTGCCGCGCGCCCTGGTGGACCTGACGCCCGACGCGTGGGACCGGCTCGCGGAGGAACCGGTGCGCGACGGCCTCACGGCGTTGCAGGCCGCGTACCCGCTCCTGGCCCCCGCGCGCGGCCGGTTCGTCCTCGTCGTGCCGAGCGTCGCGATCGAGGGCGGCGCGGGCGTGGTCGCGTCGGCGACCGCGTCCGAGGCCCTGCGCGCGCTCGCCAAGTCCGCCGCGCGGCGCTGGGCGCCCGACGGCGTGGGGGTGCACCTCGTCGCGGCGTCGGTGTTCGCGTCGGCGCCGGAGGCCGAGGCGCTGCGCGGTACCGACGTCGACCGGAGCGAGGCCGTACTCGGCGCGGACGCGATGACTCCGGAGGCGGTCGCCGAGGTCGTCCTGCTGGTCTGCGGTCCCGGCGGCCGGCATCTGACCGGCGGGACGCTCGTCCTCGACGGAGGGGCGCTGATGCTGCCGTGACGGATTCGGCTGCGGTGACGTCGCGTCAGGAAGACGCGGTGGACGGGCTGTTGGCGGGTCGGACCGCGGTGGTCACGGGAGCCGCCGCGGGGGTCGGCCGCGGGATCGCGGTGGCGCTCGCGGCGGCCGGGGCCTCGGTGGTGGTGACCGCGCGGCGCGGGGAGGCCGCCCGCGAGGTGGTCGACGCGATCACCGCCGCAGGCGGTACGGCCGCCGCCGAGGTGTGCGATGTGACGTCGGCGCCGGCGGTCG is from Yinghuangia sp. ASG 101 and encodes:
- a CDS encoding sirohydrochlorin chelatase, translating into MSTSPDAAAPLPTRNQGLPTRVPAARAGGRHRRPEAPEIPEGAPPLVLAVPGPANPELDDVVREVALLARAGRPGLDIRPALLGDGATDLSLVLGPGVSPAPPPPDEDDAAEGDDVTEASPAEAQDAVQEAVQEDVEAPPPIVVPLLIGPHEGVAARVRATVEAAERPLVVTEPLGPHPLLAEALHERLSEAGLARADRARLFTVVTAADGIVLATTGGPEALQAADMTGVLLAARLALPVVTADLEVPGDVAQAADRLRAMGAERLALAPYVLGPDLAPDLIASAAAEADCTAAEPIGAHGAVAQLVLRAYLDAAGIRD
- a CDS encoding SDR family oxidoreductase; the protein is MVDGLRRAVVVGTSAVARAVVAALRADGATVTTAASGAEFAGLAVALRAGGADGPQPGADVVVHAPHTPGSAVPRALVDLTPDAWDRLAEEPVRDGLTALQAAYPLLAPARGRFVLVVPSVAIEGGAGVVASATASEALRALAKSAARRWAPDGVGVHLVAASVFASAPEAEALRGTDVDRSEAVLGADAMTPEAVAEVVLLVCGPGGRHLTGGTLVLDGGALMLP
- a CDS encoding CapA family protein, whose protein sequence is MAITDVFGSPGRRLAVIAFTCALLLAACSSAPDTGDEPAPPDRAAPIPGADVSRFSLVATGDVLAYPSIWEQARTDAGDGGYDFHEIFAGVTPVVRGADLALCHMETVYGDPDGPFAAYPLFQGPPQIARTLADTGYDGCSTASNHTLDYGSDGIRRTLAEFDAVGLKHAGSARNAEEAATPTILDVRGVKVAHLSWTYATNGIPLPDGQPWAVNVVDVPRIVADARAARAAGAEVVVLSMHWGSEWQRAPDADQLAWAQELTASTNNGRKDVDLILGTHNHVPQPYAKVNGTWVVYGLGDQMANFPGQDKLAGNYSSIARFGFVRGADGAWTVDRAEFLPQYADPGPPFRIVNINAEVAAGSPRADAYRTPLESIRAAVLSEGAAADGLTESSDGR